A region of Bacillus rossius redtenbacheri isolate Brsri chromosome 2, Brsri_v3, whole genome shotgun sequence DNA encodes the following proteins:
- the LOC134528895 gene encoding uncharacterized protein LOC134528895, which produces MAMFPAFGEFVPGRDTWHTYSERLEYYFVANKIKDSDGKRAIFFTICGAELYNLVTSLVAPKSTSEVAFPDILAVLTQHCEPKPSEIVESFKFHNRNQREGESVAEFVADLRRLSIHCNFADLDRMLRDRVVCGARDTKVQHTLLTKDNLTFKEAVELATAAEATGRNVHDLQVQQGTDAGAVLKVGRIRYDKKVVKNDQKRSQVQVDQQLAADRRACWRCNGDHSPTQCRHIQTVCNFCAKRGHLERACITKRRKGNTGVNGGSRDRKEMGRPSKSASDTAGTYNLTNQPDSDEEDGAVYKVFQTSASNCTSEPPIVLDVWLNGQRLPMEIDTGASFSIISFETYKKLWPDRPALTDANLVLHTWSQEKLGVRGTLEVLVQTKTSECRLPVLVAEGKGPSLVGRNWLEPLGIQVAGIYQISHQEVPPAVQHHARVLDSVELGKYVGPPVTMELEPGATVDRQGPCPPSSKAAHKPRLAGQEGRL; this is translated from the coding sequence ATGGCGATGTTTCCCGCGTTCGGTGAATTTGTTCCAGGGCGTGACACGTGGCACACATATTCGGAACGATTGGAATACTACTTTGTGGCGAACAAAATAAAAGACAGTGATGGAAAACGGGCTATATTTTTCACCATTTGTGGGGCAGAGCTTTATAACCTTGTGACCTCATTAGTGGCCCCAAAGTCAACATCCGAGGTGGCATTTCCGGATATTTTGGCGGTACTCACGCAACACTGTGAACCCAAACCGAGTGAGATCGTGGAATCGTTCAAATTCCATAATAGGAACCAGCGCGAAGGTGAATCGGTGGCGGAATTCGTGGCGGACTTACGACGGCTCAGCATACACTGCAATTTTGCGGATTTGGATCGTATGTTGCGGGATCGGGTGGTGTGTGGTGCGCGGGACACAAAGGTGCAACACACACTTTTGACAAAAGACAACTTAACATTTAAGGAAGCGGTTGAGTTGGCCACAGCGGCTGAAGCCACAGGCCGCAATGTCCACGATCTACAGGTGCAGCAGGGCACAGATGCTGGGGCAGTGCTGAAAGTGGGACGCATCAGGTACGACAAAAAGGTGGTTAAGAACGACCAGAAGCGGAGTCAAGTCCAGGTGGACCAACAACTTGCAGCTGACAGGCGTGCGTGTTGGAGGTGCAATGGAGACCACAGCCCAACCCAATGCCGACACATCCAGACAGTGTGCAATTTTTGTGCTAAAAGAGGGCACCTGGAAAGGGCGTGTATCACCAAGAGGAGGAAAGGTAATACAGGAGTGAATGGGGGGTCCCGAGACCGAAAGGAGATGGGCAGGCCTAGTAAGAGTGCCAGTGACACTGCCGGCACCTACAACCTTACAAACCAACCAGACAGTGACGAAGAGGATGGAGCAGTTTACAAGGTATTTCAGACGTCGGCGAGCAATTGTACGAGTGAACCACCAATTGTTTTAGATGTGTGGCTGAATGGTCAGAGACTTCCTATGGAAATTGACACTGGCGCAAGTTTCTCGATCATCAGTTTTGAGACATACAAGAAACTGTGGCCCGATCGACCAGCCCTAACAGATGCAAACCTGGTTCTACACACGTGGTCGCAGGAAAAGTTGGGGGTTAGGGGGACTCTAGAAGTATTGGTACAGACAAAGACTAGTGAATGTAGACTACCAGTGTTGGTGGCGGAAGGGAAGGGGCCTAGTCTGGTGGGCAGGAATTGGTTAGAACCACTGGGTATACAAGTAGCAGGCATTTACCAAATATCACATCAGGAAGTACCCCCTGCAGTGCAACACCATGCACGGGTGTTAGACAGTGTAGAGCTGGGCAAATACGTAGGGCCCCCAGTGACAATGGAGCTGGAACCTGGAGCAACAGTTGACCGACAGGGACCCTGTCCTCCGTCAAGTAAAGCAGCACACAAGCCAAGGTTGGCAGGGCAGGAAGGCAGACTCTGA